The following coding sequences are from one Lysinibacillus sp. FSL W8-0992 window:
- a CDS encoding FecCD family ABC transporter permease produces MKRKSLAFFRHHYRVTYNILTLLLFSCLICLVVIISIRFGANELTYKTIWNSFLHYDETNNEHVILHELRIPRAVAGLLVGSALAVSGAIMQGVTRNALASPSILGVTSGAGFMLSIAYTLFQTPSFPMLILFSFIGAGAGAALVFTLTAVAKGGITPVKLALAGAAISAFLSALSTAIGLKYDIAKDLSYWYAGSLSSIQPIHIKVAIPFVIIGLLLAMILAKSISVMSLGEEVATGLGQRTTVIRVLCTVTVLLLTGAAVSIAGIIGFVGLVVPHIVRAIVGVDYRWILPISAIIGGCLLLIADIVARIIMSPFESPVGAVTAIIGVPFFLYLARKDGRGL; encoded by the coding sequence ATGAAGAGAAAATCATTAGCTTTCTTTAGACATCATTACCGTGTAACTTATAATATTCTCACTCTATTGCTATTCAGTTGTTTAATTTGTTTAGTAGTTATCATTTCGATTCGATTTGGCGCCAACGAACTAACTTATAAAACAATATGGAATAGCTTTTTACATTATGATGAAACTAATAATGAACATGTTATTTTACATGAGTTGCGTATCCCACGTGCAGTTGCTGGACTTCTCGTTGGTAGTGCCCTCGCTGTTTCAGGAGCAATTATGCAAGGTGTTACGCGTAATGCCCTTGCCTCCCCTTCCATATTAGGGGTTACTTCAGGTGCAGGTTTTATGTTATCTATTGCATACACGCTGTTTCAAACACCTAGTTTCCCTATGCTTATACTTTTTTCATTTATTGGTGCAGGTGCTGGAGCCGCACTAGTATTTACGTTAACTGCGGTTGCAAAAGGTGGCATTACACCTGTAAAACTAGCATTAGCTGGCGCTGCCATTTCTGCTTTTCTAAGTGCACTATCTACAGCAATTGGTCTGAAGTACGATATTGCTAAAGATTTAAGCTATTGGTATGCAGGTAGTCTTTCTTCTATTCAGCCAATACATATAAAGGTCGCTATTCCATTTGTCATCATTGGCTTACTGCTGGCAATGATATTAGCAAAATCAATTTCTGTTATGAGTTTAGGTGAAGAAGTAGCAACAGGGCTTGGTCAACGAACAACAGTTATACGTGTGCTTTGTACAGTTACTGTGCTTTTATTAACAGGTGCAGCCGTTTCCATTGCAGGTATTATCGGTTTTGTTGGTTTAGTTGTGCCACATATCGTTCGTGCAATCGTGGGGGTTGATTATCGTTGGATACTACCTATTTCAGCCATTATAGGTGGCTGCTTATTGTTAATTGCGGATATTGTAGCTCGCATCATCATGAGTCCTTTTGAATCTCCAGTAGGTGCTGTTACTGCAATTATCGGTGTGCCCTTTTTCTTATATTTAGCTCGTAAAGATGGAAGAGGTTTATAA
- a CDS encoding glucosamine 6-phosphate synthetase yields MGKLSKRNILWIIPIGILGLFWYFYGPQKDITDNEYITYVKNYSIENSNKSLETAFASSCQNPYWLYFETQKGQDVVEFKGDCPINNKDAKVNVQFLVDPSMTNVKYGAMLVDNKMQEESHRDNFLLALTKD; encoded by the coding sequence ATGGGGAAATTGAGTAAGCGTAATATTTTGTGGATAATTCCAATCGGCATTTTAGGGCTGTTTTGGTATTTTTACGGTCCACAAAAAGATATAACAGATAATGAATATATTACATATGTCAAAAACTATTCAATTGAAAATAGTAACAAATCATTAGAAACAGCTTTTGCATCATCTTGTCAAAATCCATATTGGCTATATTTTGAAACACAAAAGGGACAAGATGTTGTGGAATTCAAAGGGGATTGTCCTATCAACAACAAGGATGCTAAAGTAAATGTTCAATTTTTAGTAGATCCCAGCATGACAAATGTGAAATATGGTGCCATGTTAGTCGATAACAAAATGCAAGAAGAATCACATCGAGACAACTTTCTATTAGCTTTGACTAAAGACTAA
- a CDS encoding YbjQ family protein: MLLTTTDVVAGKVIEETLGLVKGNSVQSRNIGRDMMAGLRNIVGGEMKEYAEMLVRSREIATNAMEEEAKRLGADAIVAIRYSTSSVMDGTSEVLAYGTAVKLKK; this comes from the coding sequence ATGCTTTTAACAACAACGGATGTTGTTGCTGGAAAAGTAATTGAAGAAACATTAGGTTTAGTCAAGGGCAATTCAGTTCAATCAAGAAATATTGGACGCGATATGATGGCGGGGCTTCGTAATATTGTTGGTGGCGAAATGAAAGAGTATGCAGAAATGCTTGTTCGCTCAAGAGAAATTGCTACAAATGCTATGGAAGAAGAAGCTAAACGCCTAGGTGCGGATGCGATAGTGGCAATTAGATATTCGACATCATCCGTAATGGATGGCACCTCCGAGGTTTTAGCCTATGGTACTGCAGTAAAATTAAAAAAATGA
- a CDS encoding GNAT family N-acetyltransferase — MQIVIVEGVPYVWLHQLQAIHAHVFDGAHLKLEKLEDKKELLCLFAVEKEELVGFKLGYTHPDGVFYSWLGGVDEKMRGQGIASQLMRYQHEKVQELGFNKVRTYGRNERKAMLITNIKHGFDIISTFVDEKGRHKIVFEKLLN; from the coding sequence GTGCAAATTGTTATAGTTGAGGGTGTACCATATGTTTGGCTACATCAGTTACAAGCAATTCATGCACATGTATTTGATGGTGCACACCTTAAGCTTGAAAAACTTGAAGACAAGAAAGAACTTCTTTGTTTATTTGCAGTTGAAAAAGAAGAATTGGTCGGATTTAAACTAGGTTATACACATCCTGATGGCGTTTTTTATAGCTGGCTAGGGGGCGTCGACGAAAAGATGCGAGGTCAAGGAATTGCAAGTCAGTTGATGAGATATCAACATGAAAAAGTGCAAGAGCTTGGCTTTAATAAAGTTCGTACATACGGTAGAAACGAGCGGAAAGCAATGCTCATCACAAATATAAAACATGGTTTTGACATTATTTCAACCTTTGTAGATGAAAAAGGACGACATAAAATAGTATTTGAAAAATTATTGAATTGA
- a CDS encoding FecCD family ABC transporter permease: protein MHNLIRKHTHRFSIYIVICLLLLFVVAFISVNTGYMKISILSFLQTLLGNGSPDNTLTIFSFRFPRICMAILVGFGVAVSGVILQSISKNPLADPGILGINAGAGFAIVLYTFFIQGLLFSSSWMSVFFMPIIALIGALFAASIIYFFAYKRGQVSPSRMLLVGVGINAAFSAGITIFQLRMEPIDFTRTLVWLSGSIWGSTWTFVLALLPWIVALISFACYKARVLDILALNEMTAIGVGINVTKERKRLLVLAVLLAGACVAVGGGLTFLGLIAPHIAKKLVGSLHYRVIPFSALIGALLLLMADTISRIIIAPAELPVGIVLAILGAPYFIYLLLKTRG from the coding sequence ATGCATAATTTAATACGTAAACATACACATCGTTTTTCTATTTACATCGTGATTTGTTTGCTACTGCTATTTGTAGTGGCATTCATTAGTGTAAATACAGGGTATATGAAAATTTCAATTTTAAGTTTTCTTCAAACATTGCTAGGGAACGGTTCCCCAGATAATACTTTAACAATCTTTAGCTTCCGCTTCCCCCGTATTTGCATGGCCATCCTTGTTGGGTTTGGTGTTGCTGTGTCAGGTGTCATCCTACAAAGTATTTCAAAAAACCCGCTAGCAGACCCAGGCATTCTAGGCATTAACGCCGGTGCAGGGTTTGCTATTGTGTTGTATACATTCTTTATTCAAGGATTGTTATTTTCTAGCTCATGGATGTCTGTCTTTTTTATGCCCATAATCGCCTTAATTGGTGCACTCTTTGCAGCATCCATCATTTATTTTTTTGCTTATAAAAGAGGACAGGTGTCACCGTCGCGCATGCTCTTAGTTGGAGTTGGCATTAATGCTGCGTTTAGTGCAGGCATCACCATTTTCCAACTTCGCATGGAACCTATCGATTTTACTAGAACTCTCGTCTGGCTATCGGGATCTATTTGGGGCAGTACTTGGACATTTGTGCTCGCGTTACTTCCTTGGATAGTAGCGTTAATCTCCTTTGCTTGTTATAAAGCACGCGTACTGGATATTTTAGCATTGAATGAGATGACCGCTATTGGAGTCGGTATTAACGTAACAAAAGAACGTAAAAGACTTCTAGTATTGGCCGTGCTTCTAGCAGGCGCCTGTGTTGCTGTTGGGGGTGGACTTACATTTTTAGGGTTAATTGCACCTCATATAGCAAAAAAATTAGTAGGCAGTTTGCATTATCGGGTGATTCCATTTAGTGCATTAATTGGTGCTTTGCTTTTGTTAATGGCTGATACTATTAGCCGAATCATTATTGCTCCTGCGGAATTACCCGTTGGCATCGTGTTAGCCATATTAGGTGCACCTTACTTTATCTATTTACTATTAAAAACAAGAGGCTAG
- a CDS encoding helix-turn-helix transcriptional regulator translates to MVDSQQNKGYRVISMFDRLMDGQGISKKQEAFTHQVGEKTIQRDLDQIRVYIEKAKLDCHLKYVRTEKLYKLTKTGENVLSKEQVLAIVKILIESRALLKSEMSDIIDKLISIVAADKQEFIHNIILNEKHLYVDLNHKKSLLHLIWVISEAIQKKKIIKIDYLRESESIPSQKILKPLGVIFSEYYFYLIAYDSKHEKDLPIVYRIDRIQHFLELDKKFQIPYSERFQEGEFRKRIQFMDAGELMHIKFMFKGRSPQAVLDRLPTAKILSNKAGECLFEAEVFGRGIKMWLLSQGENIEVLEPLELREEMIETIQSMQQNYLYM, encoded by the coding sequence ATGGTGGATTCACAACAAAATAAAGGCTATCGTGTCATTTCGATGTTTGATAGATTGATGGATGGCCAAGGCATAAGCAAAAAGCAAGAAGCATTTACACATCAGGTTGGTGAAAAAACCATACAACGGGATTTAGATCAAATAAGAGTGTATATTGAAAAAGCTAAATTAGATTGTCATTTAAAATATGTGCGAACAGAAAAACTGTATAAGCTGACGAAAACAGGAGAAAATGTTTTATCGAAAGAACAAGTGCTGGCGATTGTTAAAATTCTAATCGAATCAAGAGCACTTTTAAAATCAGAAATGAGCGACATCATCGATAAGCTAATTTCAATTGTTGCAGCGGATAAACAAGAGTTTATTCATAATATCATATTAAATGAAAAGCATTTATACGTTGATTTAAATCATAAAAAATCTCTTTTACATTTAATTTGGGTAATTTCAGAGGCTATTCAGAAGAAAAAAATAATTAAAATTGATTATTTACGTGAAAGTGAATCAATCCCTTCACAAAAAATATTAAAACCTCTCGGTGTTATTTTCTCAGAATACTATTTTTATCTTATTGCTTATGATAGTAAACATGAGAAGGATTTACCGATTGTCTATCGCATCGACCGCATCCAACATTTTCTGGAGTTAGATAAGAAATTTCAAATCCCTTACTCAGAGCGCTTTCAGGAAGGAGAATTTCGCAAACGCATTCAATTTATGGATGCAGGTGAGCTAATGCATATTAAATTTATGTTTAAAGGGCGCTCACCGCAAGCAGTTTTAGATCGTTTGCCAACAGCCAAAATTTTGTCAAATAAAGCTGGGGAATGCTTATTTGAAGCGGAAGTTTTTGGGCGTGGTATTAAAATGTGGCTGCTTAGTCAAGGTGAAAATATTGAAGTGTTAGAGCCACTTGAGCTAAGAGAGGAAATGATTGAAACAATCCAATCCATGCAACAAAATTATCTTTACATGTAA
- a CDS encoding DUF3231 family protein, translated as MKMSKRNIDSLRFKEVFTIWKQLGVNNGYIATNHFFFNYAVNRDLKVIILEFIQCLKEENKQLEKLLKENGVLAPPLSIDQGNLQIAKMRGKAAINDSEISAILSMNIASSLISVSQAMDMSFESSLTTKYSVFHMKYAILGAKLIELSNKKGWLLSPSSI; from the coding sequence ATGAAAATGTCAAAACGAAATATAGATTCTTTACGCTTTAAGGAAGTTTTTACAATTTGGAAACAACTTGGCGTAAACAATGGCTATATTGCAACGAACCATTTCTTTTTCAACTATGCAGTTAACAGAGACTTAAAAGTCATTATTTTGGAATTTATTCAATGTTTAAAAGAGGAAAATAAACAGCTTGAGAAGTTATTAAAAGAAAATGGTGTTCTGGCGCCGCCATTATCAATTGACCAAGGAAATTTACAAATTGCTAAAATGCGTGGAAAGGCAGCTATAAATGATTCTGAAATTAGTGCTATCCTATCCATGAATATTGCATCTTCCTTAATTTCAGTCAGTCAAGCAATGGACATGTCTTTCGAAAGTAGTCTTACGACAAAATATAGTGTTTTTCATATGAAATATGCCATTCTAGGTGCCAAGTTAATTGAGCTTAGTAATAAGAAAGGTTGGCTACTTTCTCCTTCCTCAATATAA
- a CDS encoding MFS transporter — translation MNWRVFILAATTFAVGLVELIVGGILPYIAKDLNVSVATAGQLITIFALVYAISAPVLLSLTAKVERKKLYLISLLLFTLGNVMTYFSPTFVIVMIARIITAMSTALVIVLSLTITTKIVEPRHRAKALGLIFVGVSSALVIGVPMGIFITEAFGWRAVFLGIALLSSISMILIFMLLEKMPVVEVVPLKTQIKSLANLKIASAHLTTLFMLAGHYMLYAYFTPFLVEAFNLNSSWVSICYLVFGLASVSGNAFGGWLSDKIGTGKSIVLIIATFAIVLFVIPYTIVAFPLFLIVTVLWGALSWSLTPPLQNYLIQTDPETSDIQQSLNTAALQIGISIGSAVGGALFTLTGSVMHLSSFGAILVLCALGCAIFSIKRAPLSDSNQLDGSIQRVHQ, via the coding sequence ATGAATTGGAGAGTTTTTATACTGGCAGCTACGACTTTTGCAGTTGGATTGGTAGAGCTAATTGTTGGAGGTATATTGCCATACATTGCTAAAGATTTGAACGTATCTGTAGCAACGGCTGGACAATTAATTACGATATTTGCTCTAGTATATGCAATTTCTGCCCCTGTCCTTTTATCGTTAACAGCTAAAGTAGAGCGGAAGAAACTATACCTTATTTCATTACTTTTATTTACATTAGGTAATGTCATGACCTATTTTAGTCCTACCTTTGTCATTGTCATGATTGCAAGAATCATAACAGCAATGAGTACGGCTCTAGTTATTGTTTTGTCTCTTACAATTACAACAAAGATAGTAGAACCAAGACATCGTGCTAAAGCATTAGGGCTTATTTTTGTAGGTGTAAGTTCAGCACTAGTAATTGGTGTACCGATGGGTATTTTTATTACTGAGGCTTTTGGTTGGCGTGCTGTTTTTTTAGGGATTGCATTACTTTCTAGCATATCTATGATTCTAATTTTTATGCTCCTGGAAAAAATGCCAGTTGTTGAGGTTGTCCCATTAAAAACACAAATTAAGTCATTAGCTAATTTAAAAATTGCAAGTGCGCATTTAACAACATTATTTATGCTTGCTGGTCATTATATGCTTTATGCTTACTTCACGCCGTTTTTAGTAGAGGCATTTAACTTAAACTCTTCCTGGGTGAGTATTTGTTACTTAGTATTCGGTCTTGCTTCTGTAAGCGGTAATGCGTTTGGTGGTTGGTTAAGTGATAAAATTGGTACTGGCAAATCAATCGTACTAATCATTGCAACTTTTGCTATCGTATTATTTGTAATACCGTATACAATCGTAGCCTTCCCGTTATTTTTAATCGTAACTGTTTTATGGGGAGCGCTTAGCTGGTCACTTACACCACCATTACAAAACTATTTGATTCAAACAGATCCCGAAACATCTGATATTCAACAAAGCTTAAATACTGCCGCCTTACAAATTGGTATTTCAATAGGATCAGCAGTGGGGGGAGCGTTGTTTACTCTTACAGGCTCTGTAATGCATTTATCAAGTTTCGGTGCAATTTTAGTTTTATGTGCGTTAGGTTGTGCAATTTTTTCTATTAAGAGAGCGCCACTTTCAGACAGCAATCAATTAGATGGAAGTATCCAAAGGGTTCATCAATGA
- a CDS encoding GNAT family N-acetyltransferase yields MFPIIETERLILREITSEDASDLLRCFSNTHVTQYYGIDTFKTIEQAEKLIESFSQSYKEKRGIRWGIERKEAKGMIGTIGFNAWSPNHKRAEVGYEIHPDYWRKGYTKEAITEILSYGFDKMELNRIGAIVFIENVASKQLLTTMGFHNEGILKDYMYQQGKPHDTYVYAIFKDN; encoded by the coding sequence ATGTTTCCGATTATAGAGACAGAAAGATTAATATTAAGAGAAATAACGTCTGAAGATGCTTCGGACCTTTTACGCTGTTTTTCAAATACTCATGTTACACAATATTATGGAATAGATACATTTAAGACAATAGAACAAGCTGAAAAACTAATTGAATCCTTTTCACAAAGCTACAAGGAAAAGAGAGGCATTCGATGGGGGATAGAAAGAAAAGAAGCGAAAGGTATGATTGGCACAATTGGCTTCAATGCTTGGTCACCTAATCATAAGCGGGCAGAAGTTGGCTATGAAATTCATCCTGATTACTGGAGAAAGGGCTATACGAAAGAAGCTATTACCGAAATTTTGTCTTATGGATTTGACAAGATGGAGCTAAATCGGATTGGGGCAATTGTTTTTATCGAAAATGTGGCATCGAAACAATTACTAACGACAATGGGTTTTCACAATGAAGGAATTTTAAAAGATTATATGTATCAGCAAGGAAAACCACATGATACATACGTATATGCGATTTTTAAAGATAATTAA
- a CDS encoding cupin domain-containing protein has product MKEGCIDLPNDYTSPSTQFTFDVNTSPLFRKDNQNYINILGIAQLNSLENVSLLDIFLSANNVVEPHYHQNAAELVYCISGAATVSILNPFTKQIQNYPIKPGQVANIPQGWWHYIVASADNTHILAIFDAPTPEVILGSDILKFTPSNIMAHTYCLDENLWKQTIAPVVPSTYIGPANNCNQPSITSPTSMQTHPQYNFNPYHYPYMYQNGSYY; this is encoded by the coding sequence ATGAAGGAAGGATGTATTGATTTGCCCAATGATTACACATCTCCATCCACACAGTTTACGTTTGATGTAAATACAAGTCCACTTTTTAGAAAGGATAATCAGAACTACATAAACATTCTTGGTATTGCTCAATTAAATAGTCTAGAAAATGTTTCTCTCCTTGATATTTTTTTAAGTGCGAATAACGTTGTAGAGCCACATTATCATCAAAATGCAGCAGAGCTTGTTTATTGTATTTCTGGGGCTGCTACCGTTTCCATTTTAAATCCTTTCACTAAACAAATTCAAAACTACCCAATAAAACCAGGACAGGTAGCAAACATTCCACAAGGATGGTGGCATTATATCGTCGCGAGTGCAGATAACACGCACATATTAGCAATTTTTGATGCACCTACACCAGAAGTTATTTTAGGTTCGGATATTTTGAAATTTACGCCTTCGAATATAATGGCACACACTTATTGCTTAGATGAAAACTTATGGAAGCAAACAATCGCCCCTGTTGTTCCTTCAACTTATATCGGACCTGCAAATAATTGCAATCAACCTTCCATTACCTCACCAACTTCAATGCAAACACATCCACAATACAACTTTAATCCTTACCATTATCCATACATGTATCAAAATGGTTCCTATTATTAA
- a CDS encoding ABC transporter substrate-binding protein, with translation MILKTKKWGLTCASVLAFMLMGCGNNETITASQDDTKSEHKIDHVIETRTLTDAIGNKVEVPVHPKRVIASYLEDHLIALGITPVAQWSVRDGASVQDYLQDTLKDVPTIPFDLPFEAVQSFSPDLIIMDSAAMVEGDKYVQYSKIAPTYVIGAEVKNDWRDELLRVGEVFEQKDKAQQVLDDYNAKVKEAKQQIQQKVGNISAAAIWVVGGKFFIVSQNLSSGDVMYNDLGLAVPSVVQEISANATANWNEISLEKLVTLDADHLFIIDSGDDASVKALSEKLWGTIPAVQAGNVHSLPKDSSWLYTGAIANTKIVDDIVNALTK, from the coding sequence ATGATTTTAAAAACGAAGAAATGGGGATTAACATGTGCTAGTGTCTTAGCATTTATGCTAATGGGATGTGGCAATAACGAGACAATTACTGCTTCACAAGATGATACAAAATCGGAGCATAAAATAGACCATGTTATCGAAACTCGAACACTAACAGATGCGATAGGCAATAAAGTAGAAGTTCCGGTTCACCCTAAGCGGGTCATAGCTTCTTACTTAGAGGATCATCTTATCGCGCTTGGAATAACACCAGTTGCGCAATGGAGTGTTCGAGATGGTGCAAGCGTTCAAGATTACTTACAAGATACTTTGAAAGATGTTCCAACAATACCATTTGATTTACCGTTTGAAGCAGTACAAAGCTTTTCACCAGATTTGATTATTATGGACTCTGCCGCTATGGTGGAAGGTGATAAATATGTGCAATATAGCAAAATTGCACCAACTTATGTCATTGGAGCAGAAGTTAAAAATGACTGGCGTGATGAACTTCTACGTGTTGGTGAAGTGTTTGAACAAAAAGATAAAGCACAACAAGTGTTAGATGACTATAATGCCAAGGTGAAAGAAGCAAAACAACAAATTCAGCAAAAGGTTGGTAATATCTCAGCCGCAGCCATCTGGGTTGTAGGCGGGAAGTTTTTCATCGTTTCACAAAATCTTTCGAGCGGAGATGTGATGTACAATGATCTTGGCTTAGCTGTGCCATCTGTTGTACAAGAAATCTCAGCAAACGCGACAGCCAACTGGAACGAAATATCACTTGAAAAGCTTGTTACATTAGATGCAGATCATCTGTTTATTATCGATAGCGGTGATGATGCAAGTGTCAAAGCATTAAGTGAAAAATTATGGGGTACGATCCCAGCAGTCCAAGCTGGTAATGTACATAGTCTGCCAAAAGATTCTAGTTGGTTATATACAGGCGCAATTGCCAATACGAAAATCGTTGATGATATTGTCAATGCTTTAACAAAATAA
- a CDS encoding nucleoside 2-deoxyribosyltransferase — translation MKAYLANGLFSLGDRLVNERLASAIRQAIPDIELYVPQENDAINDKTAYADSLAIAEADLAMLQKSDVLVAVLDGVEIDSGVAAEIGAFAMLNRPIVGVFTDVRQQGRENMMKIEALIRDGIENQFVYRNLFVIGLIKRNGVITSSINDAVLAVQEFQQ, via the coding sequence ATGAAGGCATATTTAGCAAACGGGTTATTTTCTTTAGGGGATCGTTTAGTCAATGAACGATTAGCATCGGCAATTCGACAAGCGATACCGGATATTGAATTATATGTACCACAGGAGAATGATGCAATAAATGATAAGACAGCGTATGCGGATAGTTTGGCAATTGCAGAGGCTGATTTAGCTATGTTACAAAAGAGCGATGTATTAGTCGCCGTATTAGATGGCGTCGAAATTGACTCTGGTGTTGCAGCTGAAATAGGAGCATTTGCTATGCTCAACCGTCCAATCGTTGGGGTATTTACAGATGTCCGTCAGCAAGGGCGTGAAAATATGATGAAAATAGAAGCGCTTATTCGTGATGGGATTGAAAATCAATTCGTCTACCGTAATTTATTTGTCATCGGTTTAATAAAACGCAACGGTGTCATTACTTCCTCTATTAACGATGCTGTATTAGCGGTTCAGGAATTCCAACAATAA